The Aeromicrobium senzhongii genome includes a window with the following:
- the murC gene encoding UDP-N-acetylmuramate--L-alanine ligase — MRIDLPDEVLPADRLGRVHLIGIGGAGLSAIALLMHESGVDVTGSDARDSAVLERLRAAGIVCHVGHAAEHLADRDTVVASTAVPEDNPEVVEARRRGLRLWPRSAGLMSTMLSDRRIAVAGTHGKTTTTAMLTFALRGAGADPSFAIGAEVAGLGTNARRGAGPEFVVEADESDGAFLHYRPYAAVVTNIDADHLDTWGTVDAYEQAFADFASTVEEVVAVSADDPGCRRLVEAGTSARLVTAGFAADADVRGTDVVVEGSTTRFTVSGAGLGPTEVVLAVPGRHYAADALLALAIGIELGHDAAGLIDGLAAYTGAARRMEPKGEAGGVRVVDSYAHHPTEIAADLAAARALAGDDRLVVVFQPHLVSRTRLFGERMGQELAAADVVVVADLYLAREAADPDVTSDLVVRAAGPGALAGGSVQDVPRMLASLVRPGDLVLTLGAGDVTTVGPALLDLLRDSADE, encoded by the coding sequence GTGAGGATCGACCTGCCCGACGAGGTCCTGCCCGCCGACCGGCTCGGCCGCGTGCACCTGATCGGCATCGGCGGCGCCGGCCTGTCCGCGATCGCCCTGCTCATGCACGAGTCCGGGGTCGACGTGACGGGCAGCGACGCCCGCGACTCCGCCGTCTTGGAGCGGCTGCGGGCCGCGGGGATCGTCTGCCACGTCGGCCACGCCGCCGAGCACCTCGCCGATCGCGACACCGTCGTCGCCTCGACCGCCGTCCCGGAGGACAACCCCGAGGTCGTCGAGGCGCGCCGACGGGGGTTGCGGCTGTGGCCCCGCTCGGCCGGGCTCATGTCGACGATGCTGTCCGACCGCCGGATCGCGGTGGCCGGCACGCACGGCAAGACGACCACGACCGCCATGCTGACGTTCGCCCTGCGCGGCGCCGGAGCCGATCCGTCCTTCGCGATCGGTGCCGAGGTCGCGGGTCTGGGCACCAATGCGCGTCGCGGCGCCGGGCCCGAGTTCGTCGTCGAGGCCGACGAGAGCGACGGCGCGTTCCTGCACTACCGCCCGTACGCCGCGGTCGTCACCAACATCGACGCCGACCACCTCGACACGTGGGGCACCGTCGACGCCTACGAGCAGGCGTTCGCCGACTTCGCGTCGACGGTCGAGGAGGTCGTGGCGGTCTCGGCCGATGACCCCGGCTGCCGCCGGCTGGTCGAGGCGGGCACGTCCGCGCGACTCGTGACGGCCGGCTTCGCCGCGGACGCCGACGTCCGGGGCACCGACGTCGTGGTCGAGGGCTCGACCACGCGCTTCACGGTCTCCGGCGCCGGGCTCGGCCCGACCGAGGTCGTGCTCGCCGTCCCCGGTCGGCACTACGCCGCCGACGCGTTGCTCGCGCTGGCGATCGGGATCGAGCTGGGCCACGACGCGGCCGGCCTGATCGACGGCCTGGCCGCGTACACCGGGGCCGCGCGCCGGATGGAGCCCAAGGGCGAGGCCGGTGGCGTGCGCGTCGTCGACTCCTACGCCCACCACCCGACCGAGATCGCCGCGGATCTGGCCGCCGCCCGCGCCCTGGCCGGCGACGACCGTCTCGTGGTGGTGTTCCAGCCGCACCTGGTCAGCCGCACCCGGCTCTTCGGTGAGCGGATGGGCCAGGAGCTCGCCGCCGCCGACGTCGTCGTGGTCGCGGACCTCTACCTGGCCCGTGAGGCCGCCGACCCCGACGTGACGTCGGACCTGGTCGTGCGGGCCGCGGGTCCCGGTGCGCTCGCCGGGGGTTCGGTGCAGGACGTGCCTCGTATGCTGGCCTCGCTCGTGCGACCCGGGGACCTCGTGCTGACCCTGGGCGCCGGCGACGTGACGACGGTGGGGCCGGCGCTGCTGGACCTGCTGCGGGACTCCGCCGATGAGTGA
- a CDS encoding cell division protein FtsQ/DivIB, translating into MSDRFTEKLRQRRRRSRWRIAGVVAAVLALVAAGWAVWFSSLLEARTVEVTGVEHLPAEWVVRSAQVPLGTPVPRIDTDAVAERVATLKPVESVRIERDLPHTIRIVVTERSAVAWVDRSGTPWAVDESGIAYRPLNSRPTHLPRLDVDVDDREVVAAVARVAADIADGDRELLGDTDVIRAETTDSIELALTKRRTVVWGSAEQARPKLAVLRPLLQIKARSYDVSAPERPTTLK; encoded by the coding sequence ATGAGTGATCGCTTCACCGAGAAGCTGCGACAACGGCGCCGCCGGTCGCGATGGCGGATCGCCGGTGTCGTGGCTGCCGTGCTGGCCCTCGTCGCCGCCGGCTGGGCGGTGTGGTTCTCCAGCCTGCTCGAGGCCCGGACGGTCGAGGTCACGGGAGTGGAGCACCTTCCCGCCGAGTGGGTGGTCCGGTCGGCCCAGGTGCCGCTGGGCACCCCGGTGCCGCGCATCGACACCGACGCGGTCGCCGAGCGGGTCGCCACCTTGAAGCCCGTCGAGTCGGTCCGGATCGAGCGCGACCTGCCGCACACCATCCGGATCGTCGTCACCGAGCGCTCGGCCGTCGCCTGGGTCGATCGGTCGGGCACGCCCTGGGCCGTGGACGAGTCGGGGATCGCCTACCGTCCCCTGAACTCGCGACCGACGCACCTGCCGCGCCTCGACGTGGACGTCGACGACCGTGAGGTCGTGGCGGCCGTCGCCCGCGTCGCGGCCGACATCGCGGACGGCGACCGTGAGCTGCTCGGTGACACCGATGTCATCCGGGCCGAGACCACGGACTCGATCGAGCTGGCACTGACGAAGCGCCGCACGGTCGTGTGGGGGAGTGCCGAGCAGGCGCGCCCCAAGCTGGCCGTGCTGCGGCCCCTGCTGCAGATCAAGGCACGCAGCTACGACGTCAGTGCGCCTGAGCGCCCGACGACCCTCAAGTGA
- the ftsZ gene encoding cell division protein FtsZ encodes MAVQNYLAVIKVVGIGGGGVNAVNRMIEAGLKGVEFIAINTDAQALLMTDADVKLDVGRDSTRGLGAGADPEIGKKACEDHAEEIEAALKGADMVFVTAGEGGGTGTGGAPVVARLARSLGALTIGVVTRPFKFEGRNRAAQADLGVQRLREEVDTLIVIPNDRLLSISDQSISLLDAFRQADQVLYQGVSGISELITTPGLINVDFADVKSIMSDAGSALMGIGSARGEHRAATAAELAVSSPLLEASIEGARGVLLSIAGGSDLGLFEINEAAELVQEAVHEDAKIIFGTVIDDSLGDEVRITVIAAGFDGGEPKQRDTAQPALRGREAQQSSNGTAQESAPAARPQAERERPTEQRVVTEPVPVGRPSGQEFGDGLDIPDFLR; translated from the coding sequence ATGGCGGTCCAGAACTACCTTGCGGTGATCAAGGTCGTCGGCATCGGCGGCGGTGGTGTCAACGCCGTGAACCGCATGATCGAGGCCGGGCTCAAGGGTGTGGAGTTCATCGCGATCAACACCGATGCCCAGGCATTGCTCATGACCGATGCGGACGTGAAGCTCGACGTCGGTCGCGACTCGACGCGCGGCCTCGGTGCCGGCGCCGATCCCGAGATCGGCAAGAAGGCGTGCGAGGACCACGCGGAGGAGATCGAGGCGGCCCTCAAGGGCGCCGACATGGTCTTCGTCACCGCGGGTGAGGGCGGCGGCACGGGCACCGGCGGTGCCCCCGTCGTGGCGCGCCTCGCGCGTTCGCTCGGCGCGCTGACGATCGGCGTGGTGACGCGCCCGTTCAAGTTCGAGGGACGCAACCGCGCGGCGCAGGCCGACCTGGGCGTCCAGCGGCTGCGCGAGGAGGTCGACACCCTCATCGTCATCCCCAACGACCGACTCCTGTCGATCAGTGACCAGAGCATCAGCCTGCTCGACGCCTTCCGCCAGGCCGACCAGGTGCTCTACCAGGGCGTCTCGGGCATCTCCGAGCTCATCACCACGCCCGGTCTGATCAACGTCGACTTCGCCGACGTGAAGTCGATCATGAGCGACGCCGGCTCGGCCCTCATGGGCATCGGCTCGGCGCGCGGCGAGCACCGCGCCGCCACGGCCGCCGAGCTGGCCGTCTCCAGCCCGCTGCTCGAGGCGTCCATCGAGGGCGCCCGCGGCGTGCTGCTGTCGATCGCGGGCGGGTCCGACCTGGGCCTGTTCGAGATCAACGAGGCGGCCGAGCTGGTGCAGGAGGCCGTCCACGAGGACGCCAAGATCATCTTCGGTACGGTCATCGACGACTCGCTGGGCGACGAGGTGCGGATCACCGTCATCGCGGCCGGCTTCGACGGTGGCGAGCCCAAGCAGCGCGACACGGCCCAGCCGGCGCTGCGGGGCCGCGAGGCGCAGCAGTCCTCCAACGGCACCGCACAGGAGTCGGCCCCCGCCGCCCGGCCGCAGGCCGAGCGCGAGCGCCCGACGGAGCAGCGCGTCGTCACCGAGCCCGTGCCGGTGGGACGGCCCTCCGGCCAGGAGTTCGGCGACGGCCTGGACATCCCGGACTTCCTGCGCTGA
- a CDS encoding polyphenol oxidase family protein, translating into MTPAPAPLWFRADVGHARLGFTDARTDLGRGPAADGSAVAGVQSLGAALGGRPALMRQVHGAQVAVADPDAPTPQADALIVDRPGIVAIVRVADCTPVVVVAPDRPLAAVVHAGRVGMAAGIVTATVDQLRRRGAEQLEAWVGPRACGRCYEVPAQMADDVAALEPAARATTRRGTPGLDIGAGVIAQLQRAGVTVHDVGGCTIEDDTFWSHRRQGDAAGRFGAGVVLGEGGDHAAP; encoded by the coding sequence GTGACGCCCGCTCCCGCTCCGCTGTGGTTCCGGGCCGACGTGGGTCATGCGCGGCTCGGCTTCACCGACGCGCGGACCGACCTCGGTCGCGGACCCGCCGCTGACGGGTCGGCCGTCGCGGGGGTCCAGTCCCTCGGGGCGGCCCTGGGCGGACGCCCGGCGCTCATGCGTCAGGTCCACGGAGCCCAGGTGGCGGTCGCGGACCCGGACGCGCCGACGCCCCAGGCCGATGCGCTCATCGTCGACCGGCCCGGAATCGTCGCGATCGTGCGCGTGGCCGACTGCACCCCTGTCGTCGTGGTGGCGCCGGACCGGCCGCTCGCGGCCGTCGTGCACGCCGGCCGGGTCGGGATGGCCGCCGGCATCGTCACCGCCACGGTCGACCAGTTGCGTCGCCGCGGCGCCGAGCAGCTCGAGGCGTGGGTCGGCCCGCGGGCCTGTGGCCGGTGCTACGAGGTCCCCGCGCAGATGGCCGACGACGTTGCGGCGCTCGAGCCGGCCGCCCGCGCGACCACGCGCCGCGGCACGCCCGGCCTCGACATCGGTGCCGGTGTCATCGCCCAGTTGCAGCGCGCCGGCGTGACCGTCCACGACGTCGGTGGCTGCACGATCGAGGACGACACCTTCTGGTCCCACCGACGCCAGGGCGACGCGGCCGGCCGCTTCGGCGCCGGTGTCGTGCTGGGGGAGGGCGGTGACCATGCAGCGCCGTGA
- a CDS encoding YggS family pyridoxal phosphate-dependent enzyme: MQRRDELEHNLAAVRERIARACEQHGRAADEVTLIVVTKTHPASDVAILAELGVTDVGENRHPEAGDKHREVVEAGIDLRWHFVGALQTNKAGAVARYADVVQSLDRPKLARALDRGAQAAGRTLRCLIQVDFDTTDPGRAGVPPQDVAALAEVVVTECPHLELGGVMTVAPLGQDPAPSFAHLREISTELTRTVPSATTISAGMSEDFETAIAHGATHVRVGRSVLGQRSLLQ; this comes from the coding sequence ATGCAGCGCCGTGACGAGCTGGAGCACAACCTCGCCGCCGTGCGCGAGCGCATCGCCCGCGCCTGCGAGCAGCACGGCCGTGCGGCCGACGAGGTCACCTTGATCGTCGTCACCAAGACCCATCCCGCCTCCGACGTGGCGATCCTGGCCGAGCTCGGCGTCACCGACGTCGGCGAGAACCGTCACCCCGAGGCCGGCGACAAGCACCGCGAGGTGGTCGAGGCCGGGATCGACCTGCGCTGGCACTTCGTCGGCGCGCTGCAGACCAACAAGGCCGGCGCCGTTGCGCGGTACGCCGACGTCGTCCAGAGCCTCGACCGGCCCAAGCTGGCGCGCGCGCTCGACCGCGGCGCGCAGGCGGCCGGGCGCACCCTGCGGTGCCTGATCCAGGTCGACTTCGACACGACCGATCCCGGCCGGGCCGGGGTGCCGCCACAGGACGTGGCCGCGCTGGCCGAGGTCGTCGTGACCGAGTGCCCGCACCTGGAGCTCGGCGGCGTGATGACCGTGGCACCCCTGGGGCAGGACCCCGCACCGAGCTTCGCGCACCTGCGCGAGATCAGCACCGAGCTCACCCGCACCGTACCGTCGGCGACGACGATCTCGGCCGGGATGAGTGAGGACTTCGAGACCGCCATCGCCCACGGGGCGACACACGTACGCGTGGGTCGCTCGGTGCTCGGGCAGCGGTCCTTACTGCAGTAG
- a CDS encoding cell division protein SepF: protein MAGAMRRMGEYLGLVEQAEYDDALEYEPEASARPAAPVRQAAAPQQVAPRTVTALDDRRQPGMSVADLARIETVTPRTYNDARTIGESFRSGVPVIMNLSDIGDDDAKRLVDFAAGLVFAVHGTINRITAKVFLLSPEGVQVSDEDRATLAAGGFYNQS from the coding sequence ATGGCTGGCGCAATGCGGAGGATGGGCGAGTACCTGGGACTCGTCGAGCAGGCCGAGTACGACGACGCGCTCGAGTACGAGCCGGAGGCCTCGGCGCGCCCTGCTGCACCCGTGCGTCAGGCCGCCGCGCCCCAGCAGGTGGCGCCGCGCACCGTGACCGCGCTCGACGACCGACGTCAGCCCGGCATGTCCGTGGCCGACCTCGCCCGGATCGAGACCGTCACGCCGCGCACCTACAACGACGCCCGCACGATCGGCGAGTCCTTCCGCTCGGGCGTGCCCGTGATCATGAACCTGTCCGACATCGGCGACGACGACGCCAAGCGGCTCGTCGACTTCGCCGCGGGCCTGGTGTTCGCGGTCCACGGCACGATCAACCGGATCACCGCCAAGGTCTTCCTGCTGTCGCCCGAGGGGGTCCAGGTCTCCGACGAGGACCGGGCCACGCTGGCCGCCGGCGGCTTCTACAACCAGAGCTGA
- a CDS encoding YggT family protein, whose product MSLIGSILYNLIYLAIIFVIARFVVDWVQLLARQWQPRGAIAVLCEAIFTVTDPPLRALRKVIPPIRLGGIMLDVSAMVLLLLLFIAQSLVLVIF is encoded by the coding sequence GTGTCGCTGATCGGCTCCATCCTCTACAACCTGATCTACCTGGCGATCATCTTCGTGATCGCCCGTTTCGTCGTGGACTGGGTGCAGCTGCTGGCGCGCCAGTGGCAGCCCCGCGGTGCGATCGCCGTGCTGTGCGAAGCGATCTTCACCGTGACCGACCCGCCGCTGCGAGCGTTGCGCAAGGTCATCCCGCCCATCCGGCTCGGCGGCATCATGCTCGACGTCTCCGCGATGGTGTTGTTGCTGTTGTTGTTCATCGCCCAATCGTTGGTGCTGGTCATCTTTTAG
- a CDS encoding DivIVA domain-containing protein — MALTPQDIRDKQFTAVRLRDGYDMGEVEQFLDEVEVEFERLVNENSELKAKVAELEAALEEASKAQPAPAAAKPEPAKAPEPVKAPEPTPAPAPAAPQELRVTSTSEASTAAARLLEIASANADQLMDAAKEEADSIIGEARVEAEQLSAEARRNADTLQYESRKRAEQLDVETEQRRKEVISNLERERQELQGEIDHLRAYEREYRARLKAYFQDQLAQLEGSAPVAPKQGTALDGGSE; from the coding sequence ATGGCGCTCACGCCCCAGGACATTCGCGACAAGCAGTTCACCGCCGTGCGCTTGCGCGACGGATACGACATGGGCGAGGTCGAGCAGTTCCTCGACGAGGTCGAGGTCGAGTTCGAGCGTCTCGTCAACGAGAACTCCGAGCTCAAGGCGAAGGTCGCCGAGCTCGAGGCCGCCCTCGAGGAGGCCTCGAAGGCCCAGCCCGCTCCCGCGGCTGCCAAGCCCGAGCCGGCCAAGGCCCCCGAGCCGGTCAAGGCTCCCGAGCCCACGCCCGCCCCGGCGCCCGCCGCTCCCCAGGAGCTGCGCGTCACCTCCACCTCGGAGGCCTCCACGGCCGCCGCGCGTCTGCTCGAGATCGCGTCGGCCAACGCCGACCAGCTCATGGACGCCGCGAAGGAAGAGGCCGACTCCATCATCGGTGAGGCCCGCGTCGAGGCCGAGCAGCTCTCGGCCGAGGCCCGTCGCAACGCCGACACGCTGCAGTACGAGTCGCGCAAGCGCGCCGAGCAGCTGGACGTCGAGACCGAGCAGCGTCGCAAGGAGGTCATCTCCAACCTCGAGCGCGAGCGTCAGGAGCTCCAGGGCGAGATCGACCACCTGCGTGCCTACGAGCGCGAGTACCGCGCCCGTCTGAAGGCGTACTTCCAGGATCAGCTCGCCCAGCTCGAGGGCAGCGCTCCGGTGGCGCCGAAGCAGGGCACCGCGCTCGACGGCGGGTCCGAGTGA
- the ileS gene encoding isoleucine--tRNA ligase, translated as MRYRPVPAHVDLPAMEREILDLWAEQGTFAASLDTPADAPRWTFYEGPPTANGVPGTHHVEARVFKDVFPRFKTMQGYHVDRKAGWDCHGLPVEIAVEKELGFNGKPDIEAYGIAEFNAKCRESVLRNVDVFEDMTARMGYWTDMAHPYRTMDASYVESVWWALSQIHGKGLLVEDYRVAPYCPRCGTTLSDHELAQGYETVVDPSVYVRFPLTSGPWAGTDLLVWTTTPWTLVSNTAVAVHPDVTYVVATDGSDRVVVAEPLVGSALGEGWDVTETITGRDMERWTYRRPFDLVEIPDAHFVVLGDYVTTDDGTGLVHQSPAFGADDMAVCKAYGLPVVNPITPDGHFEADVDLVGGAFFKEADPTLVADLDARGLLFRKLDYEHSYPHCWRCHTPLMYFALPAWYIRTTARKDELLAQNEQTNWYPETIKHGRYGDWLENNIDWSLSRNRFWGTPLPIWRNDADPSKVVCVESLAHLSELTGTDQSNLDPHRPYIDDVTFTIDGEPGTYRRVPEVIDAWFDSGSMPFAQWGYPHVEGSKEKFEQAYPAQYICEAIDQTRGWFYSLMAVGTLVFDRSSYENVVCLGHILAEDGRKMSKHLGNILLPMPLMDEHGADALRWFMAASGSPWSARRIGHNALTEIVRKVLLTYWNTVAFHVLYARAEGWSPADGAAPPVAERGVLDRWLLSQTQDLVRDVTASLEDFDTQRAGALLATFVDEMSNWYVRRSRKRFWRGDAAALATLHEVLDVLTRLMAPLVPFVTERVWQDVIVPVTPGAAPSVHLASWPQVDESLVVDGLAGRVSLARRVTELGRAARAEAKVRTRQPLRRALIGSAHFEHLGPELREQVCEELNILELGSLADAGADLVEFSAKANFRQLGKRHGKQTPVVAQAIAAADAGELAAALESGSATVTGADGASWQVEADDVIITERPREGWSVVNEQGETVALDLAIDDELRLAGLAREAVRVIQEARKSAGLEITDRITLTWAAEGETAEALRQHGASIAEEVLAVSFEAGAADEVRDEDLGLSVSLQRA; from the coding sequence CTGCGCTACCGCCCGGTACCCGCCCATGTCGACCTTCCGGCGATGGAGCGCGAGATCCTCGATCTCTGGGCCGAGCAGGGCACGTTCGCGGCCAGCCTCGACACCCCCGCCGACGCTCCGCGCTGGACCTTCTACGAGGGACCGCCCACCGCCAACGGCGTCCCCGGCACCCACCATGTCGAAGCGCGGGTCTTCAAGGACGTCTTCCCGCGCTTCAAGACGATGCAGGGCTACCACGTCGACCGCAAGGCCGGCTGGGACTGCCACGGCCTGCCCGTCGAGATCGCGGTCGAGAAGGAGCTGGGCTTCAACGGCAAGCCCGACATCGAGGCCTACGGCATCGCCGAGTTCAACGCCAAGTGCCGCGAGTCGGTGCTGCGCAACGTCGACGTCTTCGAGGACATGACCGCGCGCATGGGCTACTGGACCGACATGGCCCACCCCTATCGCACGATGGACGCCTCCTACGTCGAGAGCGTCTGGTGGGCGCTGTCGCAGATCCACGGCAAGGGCCTGCTGGTCGAGGACTACCGGGTCGCCCCGTACTGCCCGCGCTGTGGCACGACCCTCTCGGACCACGAGCTGGCCCAGGGCTACGAGACCGTCGTGGATCCGTCGGTCTACGTCCGCTTCCCGCTGACGTCCGGCCCCTGGGCGGGCACCGACCTGCTGGTGTGGACCACCACGCCGTGGACGCTGGTCTCGAACACCGCGGTCGCCGTCCACCCCGACGTCACGTACGTCGTCGCGACCGACGGCTCCGACCGCGTCGTCGTCGCCGAGCCGCTGGTCGGCAGCGCCCTGGGCGAGGGCTGGGACGTCACCGAGACGATCACCGGCCGCGACATGGAGCGCTGGACCTACCGCCGACCGTTCGACCTGGTCGAGATCCCCGACGCGCACTTCGTCGTGCTGGGCGACTACGTCACGACCGACGACGGCACGGGCCTGGTGCACCAGTCCCCCGCCTTCGGCGCCGATGACATGGCGGTCTGCAAGGCCTACGGCCTGCCCGTCGTCAACCCGATCACGCCCGACGGCCACTTCGAGGCCGATGTCGACCTGGTCGGCGGAGCGTTCTTCAAGGAGGCCGACCCGACGCTGGTCGCCGACCTCGACGCGCGCGGGCTGCTGTTCCGCAAGCTCGACTACGAGCACAGCTACCCGCACTGCTGGCGCTGCCACACGCCGCTGATGTACTTCGCCCTGCCGGCCTGGTACATCCGCACCACGGCGCGCAAGGACGAGCTGCTCGCCCAGAACGAGCAGACGAACTGGTACCCCGAGACCATCAAGCACGGCCGCTACGGCGACTGGCTCGAGAACAACATCGACTGGTCGCTGTCGCGCAACCGGTTCTGGGGCACTCCCCTGCCGATCTGGCGCAACGACGCCGACCCGAGCAAGGTCGTGTGCGTCGAGTCGCTGGCGCACCTGTCCGAGCTGACCGGCACGGACCAGTCGAACCTGGACCCGCACCGCCCGTACATCGACGACGTCACCTTCACGATCGACGGCGAGCCCGGCACCTACCGCCGCGTCCCCGAGGTCATCGACGCGTGGTTCGACTCCGGCTCCATGCCGTTCGCCCAGTGGGGCTACCCCCACGTCGAGGGCTCGAAGGAGAAGTTCGAGCAGGCCTACCCCGCGCAGTACATCTGTGAGGCCATCGACCAGACCCGCGGCTGGTTCTACTCCCTCATGGCCGTCGGCACTCTGGTGTTCGACCGCTCCAGCTACGAGAACGTCGTGTGCCTGGGTCACATCCTGGCCGAGGACGGCCGCAAGATGAGCAAGCACCTGGGCAACATCCTGCTGCCCATGCCGCTCATGGACGAGCACGGCGCCGACGCACTGCGCTGGTTCATGGCTGCCTCCGGCTCGCCGTGGTCGGCCCGCCGGATCGGGCACAACGCCCTGACCGAGATCGTCCGCAAGGTGCTCCTGACCTACTGGAACACCGTGGCGTTCCACGTCCTGTACGCCCGGGCCGAGGGATGGAGCCCGGCCGACGGCGCCGCTCCCCCGGTCGCCGAGCGCGGTGTGCTGGACCGCTGGCTGCTGTCGCAGACGCAGGACCTCGTCCGCGACGTCACCGCGTCGCTCGAGGACTTCGACACCCAGCGAGCCGGCGCCCTGCTGGCGACCTTCGTCGACGAGATGTCCAACTGGTACGTGCGCCGCTCGCGCAAGCGCTTCTGGCGCGGCGACGCAGCCGCCCTGGCGACCCTGCACGAGGTGCTGGACGTCCTGACCCGCCTGATGGCTCCGCTGGTGCCGTTCGTCACCGAGCGGGTGTGGCAGGACGTCATCGTCCCGGTCACCCCCGGCGCCGCACCGTCGGTCCACCTCGCCTCCTGGCCGCAGGTCGACGAGTCGCTCGTCGTCGACGGCCTGGCCGGGCGCGTCTCCCTGGCCCGTCGCGTCACCGAGCTCGGTCGCGCCGCGCGGGCCGAGGCGAAGGTGCGCACCCGGCAGCCGCTGCGCCGCGCCCTCATCGGCTCGGCGCACTTCGAGCACCTCGGCCCGGAGCTGCGCGAGCAGGTCTGCGAGGAGCTGAACATCCTCGAGCTCGGCTCCCTGGCCGACGCCGGCGCCGATCTGGTCGAGTTCTCGGCCAAGGCGAACTTCCGCCAGCTCGGCAAGCGTCACGGCAAGCAGACCCCCGTGGTGGCCCAGGCGATCGCCGCGGCGGACGCGGGCGAGCTGGCCGCCGCGCTGGAGTCCGGCTCCGCCACCGTCACGGGCGCCGACGGCGCGTCGTGGCAGGTCGAGGCCGACGACGTCATCATCACCGAGCGTCCGCGTGAGGGCTGGTCCGTCGTCAACGAGCAGGGCGAGACCGTCGCCCTGGACCTGGCGATCGACGACGAGCTGCGCCTGGCCGGGCTGGCCCGCGAGGCGGTCCGCGTGATCCAGGAGGCCCGCAAGTCCGCCGGCCTGGAGATCACCGACCGGATCACCCTGACGTGGGCCGCCGAGGGCGAGACCGCCGAGGCCCTGCGCCAGCACGGTGCCAGCATCGCCGAGGAGGTGCTCGCGGTGTCGTTTGAGGCCGGAGCGGCCGACGAGGTGCGCGACGAGGACCTCGGCCTGTCGGTCAGCCTGCAGCGGGCCTGA
- a CDS encoding TraR/DksA family transcriptional regulator: MPKTTLAVRSDETPWTTAEATAVREELTEDLARLKSELVDSARDLQDILAGGVDGAGNDQADVGSNSLERDAELSLAANQRELLLQTEKALSRLDDGTYGVCELCGEPIGKLRLMAFPRATLCMDCKRREERR, encoded by the coding sequence ATGCCCAAGACCACGCTGGCCGTCCGCTCGGACGAGACGCCCTGGACCACCGCCGAGGCCACGGCCGTGCGCGAGGAACTCACCGAGGATCTCGCTCGTTTGAAGTCCGAACTCGTCGATTCCGCCCGGGATCTGCAGGACATCCTGGCCGGTGGCGTCGACGGCGCGGGCAACGATCAGGCCGACGTCGGATCGAACAGCCTCGAGCGTGACGCCGAGCTCTCGCTCGCCGCGAACCAGCGCGAGCTGCTGCTCCAGACGGAGAAGGCCCTCTCGCGTCTCGACGACGGCACGTACGGCGTGTGCGAGCTGTGCGGCGAGCCCATCGGCAAGCTGCGTCTCATGGCCTTCCCCCGCGCGACGTTGTGCATGGACTGCAAGCGCCGCGAGGAGCGTCGCTGA
- the lspA gene encoding signal peptidase II, giving the protein MASSADPAAAPVGRSRVALFSIVAVVVVALDQLTKWWAVERLDGHDPIPVVGDLLTFRFVLNPGAALGTGAGYTIVLSAIAIAVTITLIVIAPRLRDTWWAVGLGLFLGGAVGNLMDRLFREPAFLRGHVVDFIDYAGFFVGNVADIALTVAAIVIIWRSWRGHRFDGTREPT; this is encoded by the coding sequence GTGGCCTCCTCTGCGGACCCGGCGGCCGCGCCCGTCGGCCGGAGCCGGGTCGCCCTGTTCTCGATCGTCGCCGTCGTCGTCGTCGCGCTGGACCAGCTCACCAAGTGGTGGGCGGTCGAGCGGCTCGACGGCCATGACCCGATCCCCGTGGTCGGCGACCTGCTGACCTTCCGATTCGTGCTCAATCCCGGCGCCGCGCTCGGCACCGGCGCGGGCTACACGATCGTGCTGAGCGCGATCGCCATCGCGGTGACGATCACCCTCATCGTCATCGCCCCCCGGCTGCGCGACACCTGGTGGGCGGTGGGGCTGGGGCTGTTCCTGGGTGGAGCGGTCGGTAACCTGATGGATCGGCTGTTCCGTGAGCCCGCGTTCCTGCGTGGTCACGTGGTGGACTTCATCGACTACGCGGGATTCTTCGTGGGGAACGTGGCCGACATCGCCCTGACCGTGGCGGCGATCGTCATCATCTGGCGCTCGTGGCGTGGTCACCGCTTCGACGGAACGAGAGAGCCTACGTGA